In Nitrosococcus oceani ATCC 19707, the following proteins share a genomic window:
- a CDS encoding type I-F CRISPR-associated protein Csy2, producing MSSYYLLLPTLHVTGCNWESSHLTRSLPLTAMAGFADYLVYFELADNAAEAGADLKGFAVCLHDGQIHEGLSKNPLALCKGNGLSQARDDLLNPPLLPEVKGSLSLSLVVALELEDKSALDEWLKNRATAFLQTRRLAGGDIIGIGQPKIYSKRSELAREMGRLPPGWFIGNGAEFISNAPDPFAALINATAWFPVEDKEPQTTSAHPSPSKRRQHPRHWLYATCVGYQLLESPQPRRNRSHGSSDTNSATNHAYAEPVHSLAELVWARKLLQPQDDSTTDNWLTENNLLWRWETDPPSRTVYLSTQAL from the coding sequence ATGAGCTCTTATTATCTTCTCTTACCCACCTTACATGTGACTGGCTGCAACTGGGAAAGTAGCCACCTCACCCGTTCATTGCCCTTAACCGCCATGGCGGGTTTTGCCGATTATTTGGTGTATTTCGAGCTTGCCGACAACGCGGCGGAGGCTGGCGCCGATTTGAAAGGCTTCGCGGTCTGCCTCCATGACGGGCAAATCCATGAAGGCTTGAGCAAAAATCCCCTTGCCTTGTGCAAGGGCAATGGGCTCAGTCAAGCCCGGGATGATTTGCTTAACCCGCCTCTCCTTCCAGAGGTCAAGGGTTCTCTGTCCCTTAGTTTGGTGGTGGCTTTGGAGCTAGAAGATAAATCCGCCTTGGATGAGTGGCTGAAAAACCGCGCAACGGCATTTTTACAGACTCGTCGTTTAGCAGGGGGGGATATTATTGGAATAGGTCAACCAAAAATTTACAGCAAAAGATCCGAACTAGCCAGAGAAATGGGGCGGCTGCCGCCTGGCTGGTTTATTGGTAATGGCGCTGAGTTCATTAGCAATGCGCCTGATCCCTTTGCGGCCCTAATCAATGCCACGGCTTGGTTTCCGGTGGAGGATAAAGAACCCCAAACTACATCCGCTCACCCTTCCCCCTCCAAGCGGCGCCAGCATCCTCGCCATTGGCTCTATGCCACCTGCGTCGGCTACCAACTCCTGGAATCACCCCAACCGCGCCGTAACCGCAGCCATGGGTCTTCAGATACCAATTCTGCCACGAATCATGCCTACGCCGAACCTGTACACAGTCTGGCTGAGTTGGTCTGGGCACGAAAGTTGTTACAGCCCCAGGATGATTCCACGACCGACAACTGGCTCACGGAGAACAATCTACTATGGCGCTGGGAAACCGACCCCCCTAGCCGCACAGTTTATCTTTCAACGCAAGCGCTTTAA
- the merA gene encoding mercury(II) reductase: MSHENNLHIAVIGSGGAAMAAALKGAERGARVTLVERGTLGGTCVNTGCVPSKILIRAAHIAHLRKESPFDGGISVQRPVIDRAALLAQQQGRVEELRDAKYERILRGHPAVTVLHGEARFMDAHQLAVTLTEGGEQTLRFDRAFIGTGARPAEPPVPGLADTPYLTSTRALTLESVPERLLVIGAGFVALELAQAFARLGSQVTVLARSRMLSREDPAVGEALEAAFCREGIQVLKETQASRVDYRDREFVLETNAGTWRAEQLLVATGRTPNTEALDLESIGVETARGAILVDEHLQTTVPGIYAAGDCTDQPEFVYVAAAGGSRAAVNMTGGEATLDLSAMPGVLFTDPQVGTVGLTEAQALEQGFNVESRVLDLENVPRALVNFDTAGFIKMVAERDSGRLLGVQAVAGEAGELIQTAVMALRTRMTVQEIGDEPFPYLTMVEGLKLCAQAFTKDVTQLSCCAG, translated from the coding sequence ATGAGTCATGAAAACAACCTGCACATCGCCGTGATCGGCAGCGGTGGCGCGGCCATGGCCGCCGCCCTGAAAGGGGCCGAGCGCGGCGCCCGCGTCACCCTAGTCGAGCGCGGTACCCTTGGTGGCACCTGCGTGAATACCGGCTGTGTGCCTTCGAAGATCCTGATTCGCGCTGCCCATATTGCCCATCTACGCAAGGAAAGCCCCTTCGACGGGGGAATCAGTGTCCAGAGGCCGGTCATCGATCGGGCGGCGCTGCTTGCCCAACAGCAGGGCCGTGTCGAAGAACTGCGTGATGCCAAGTATGAGCGGATTCTGCGAGGCCATCCCGCCGTCACGGTGCTGCACGGAGAGGCCCGATTCATGGATGCGCATCAGCTAGCGGTCACGCTGACTGAGGGGGGTGAACAGACCCTTCGCTTCGATCGCGCCTTTATTGGCACCGGCGCCCGCCCGGCAGAGCCGCCGGTGCCGGGACTGGCCGATACGCCTTACCTGACCTCCACCCGTGCCCTGACACTGGAGTCCGTACCCGAACGGTTGCTAGTCATCGGCGCTGGGTTTGTCGCCCTGGAGCTGGCCCAGGCGTTCGCCCGGCTGGGCAGCCAGGTCACCGTGCTGGCTCGGAGCCGAATGCTTTCTAGGGAAGACCCGGCGGTGGGTGAGGCCCTGGAGGCGGCGTTTTGCCGCGAGGGCATCCAGGTGCTGAAAGAGACCCAGGCGAGCCGGGTGGACTACAGGGACCGGGAGTTTGTGCTGGAGACGAACGCCGGGACATGGCGAGCGGAGCAACTGCTGGTAGCCACCGGACGGACACCCAACACCGAAGCCCTGGACCTGGAAAGCATCGGCGTGGAAACTGCCCGGGGAGCGATTCTAGTGGATGAGCATCTGCAAACCACGGTACCGGGTATTTATGCCGCCGGTGACTGTACCGATCAGCCGGAGTTTGTCTATGTCGCCGCTGCCGGGGGCAGCCGGGCCGCCGTCAACATGACGGGAGGCGAAGCTACACTGGACCTCAGCGCCATGCCAGGCGTACTGTTTACTGACCCCCAGGTGGGCACCGTCGGCTTGACGGAAGCCCAGGCACTTGAGCAGGGCTTTAACGTGGAATCCCGGGTGCTGGATCTGGAGAATGTACCCCGTGCGCTGGTGAACTTCGACACCGCTGGGTTCATCAAGATGGTAGCCGAGCGGGATTCCGGTCGGTTGCTAGGCGTCCAAGCAGTGGCAGGAGAGGCTGGAGAGCTGATCCAGACCGCCGTGATGGCGCTGCGCACGCGCATGACGGTGCAGGAGATCGGCGATGAGCCCTTCCCTTACCTAACCATGGTGGAGGGCCTCAAGCTCTGCGCCCAGGCTTTCACTAAAGATGTGACACAGCTGTCCTGCTGTGCGGGATAG
- the merF gene encoding mercury resistance system transport protein MerF codes for MKNPQALLRVSVIGTILVALCCFTPILVILLGTLGLAALTGYLDVVLLPALAFFIGLTFYALWRKKQYDACCNHDAPPSRKSSHES; via the coding sequence ATGAAGAACCCCCAAGCCCTGCTCCGCGTGAGTGTGATAGGCACCATCCTGGTGGCCCTGTGCTGCTTTACGCCGATCCTGGTGATTCTGCTCGGCACCCTTGGATTGGCGGCACTGACCGGCTATCTGGACGTGGTGCTACTTCCTGCTCTGGCCTTCTTTATCGGCCTGACCTTCTATGCACTATGGCGCAAGAAACAATACGACGCCTGTTGTAACCATGACGCACCCCCGTCAAGGAAGTCTTCTCATGAGTCATGA
- the cas6f gene encoding type I-F CRISPR-associated endoribonuclease Cas6/Csy4, whose translation MFSDYFEIQSIGQPEDTHFILSKLFTRIHGVLKSESLNIGLGFPKLSQHSPGSIVRCFGTPRELEQLQRNSGITHLEGRGMITIEPIAAVPSDANAIAYRRDRSAEKDLAGFRQRQMRRRVRRAEHAPNQPETNLRIEAKSRLQDNEKAERPPYLLLERDGRRLPIHISTASFQINTNICQFSSYGLARKVEDKYSAVPMF comes from the coding sequence ATGTTTTCAGATTATTTTGAAATCCAGTCAATAGGACAGCCTGAAGATACGCACTTTATTCTAAGCAAGCTTTTCACCCGGATACATGGTGTGCTGAAATCCGAGTCGTTAAATATTGGCCTTGGATTCCCGAAGCTTAGCCAACATTCCCCTGGAAGCATTGTGCGTTGTTTTGGGACGCCTCGGGAGTTGGAGCAGTTGCAACGCAATAGCGGCATTACCCATCTTGAAGGGCGTGGGATGATTACAATCGAACCAATAGCAGCCGTGCCTTCTGATGCGAATGCAATTGCTTATCGGCGTGATCGTAGCGCAGAGAAAGATTTAGCAGGGTTTAGGCAACGGCAAATGCGCCGCCGAGTCCGGCGCGCCGAACATGCCCCAAACCAGCCGGAAACGAACTTGAGAATAGAGGCAAAGAGCAGGCTGCAAGATAACGAGAAAGCGGAACGGCCACCTTATTTACTATTAGAACGGGATGGCCGACGACTGCCTATTCATATTAGTACGGCAAGCTTTCAGATTAATACGAATATTTGTCAGTTCAGTAGCTATGGATTAGCCAGGAAGGTTGAAGATAAATATTCGGCCGTACCCATGTTCTGA
- the csy3 gene encoding type I-F CRISPR-associated protein Csy3 gives MATVQLPSLLNYTRSIVPSEGTFWVANADNRPLLIQDKTLLGTIANYSSVYKKDKQRDEGAIEKEMMAGDNNIQRVDSCHLPADADTFELRFTLKFLANANGPEACEGAEFREDLESIAQAYAEKGGFTLLAERYLANLLNGRFLWRNRYGVQRQITLRAPYNELKEKTFEIIDRAEPTLPQVRMDELKPWIDHIASALSGKTSFFLMEVSARVTIGLGQEVYPSQEFVDKDSRGQGKKSKTLFFVQVADQQVAAMHSQKIGNAIRTIDNWYPDANADRPLAVDPFTVDKRRARAVRLPDHGKSDFYSLLKNLPALKDDIEHAPNAEAIPGQAHYFMAVLIRGGVFSGEKKAEKKAK, from the coding sequence ATGGCGACTGTTCAGCTTCCCTCATTACTCAACTATACCCGCAGCATTGTTCCCAGCGAAGGCACCTTCTGGGTGGCCAATGCCGATAACCGGCCATTGCTTATCCAGGATAAAACCTTATTAGGCACCATCGCCAACTACAGCTCAGTCTACAAAAAAGATAAACAGCGTGATGAAGGCGCTATTGAAAAGGAAATGATGGCCGGCGACAACAATATTCAACGAGTGGATAGCTGTCATCTGCCCGCCGATGCGGATACTTTTGAGCTTCGTTTTACGCTTAAATTTTTGGCGAATGCCAACGGCCCTGAAGCCTGCGAAGGTGCTGAATTTCGAGAAGACCTGGAAAGCATAGCGCAAGCGTACGCTGAAAAAGGCGGTTTTACCCTACTGGCCGAGCGTTATTTGGCTAATCTTCTAAATGGGCGGTTTTTATGGCGCAATCGTTATGGCGTCCAGCGTCAAATCACCCTGCGTGCGCCCTATAACGAGCTCAAAGAAAAAACCTTTGAGATTATTGACCGTGCGGAACCCACTCTGCCGCAAGTACGGATGGATGAGCTCAAACCTTGGATTGATCATATTGCCAGCGCACTCAGCGGTAAAACCTCTTTTTTCCTTATGGAAGTCAGCGCTAGGGTAACCATTGGCCTCGGGCAAGAAGTGTACCCCAGTCAGGAATTTGTTGATAAGGATTCGCGGGGGCAAGGGAAAAAGTCCAAGACCCTATTTTTTGTGCAAGTCGCCGATCAACAGGTCGCTGCCATGCATAGTCAAAAAATCGGTAACGCTATCCGTACCATTGATAATTGGTATCCGGACGCCAATGCGGATCGTCCGCTGGCGGTTGATCCCTTTACCGTCGATAAGCGCCGAGCCCGTGCCGTGCGGTTGCCGGATCATGGAAAATCGGACTTCTATAGTCTTTTAAAAAATTTACCCGCTCTAAAAGATGATATCGAGCATGCGCCGAACGCTGAAGCCATACCCGGTCAAGCCCATTATTTTATGGCCGTGTTAATACGCGGGGGGGTGTTTAGCGGAGAGAAAAAAGCAGAGAAGAAAGCCAAGTAG
- a CDS encoding PLAT/LH2 domain-containing protein: MANTYLVERFCAVFAALIMVVFLTSTQAMAQSCENACGDQHHLCLDDCTAHSPHNICVPLCRADRARCLEDCNNPIPHAPENVTLVEREATSIELRWRDRADNEDGYQLLRRVGASGPWSIQASWGPWSGTTTYTDTGLLPDTLYCYRVRAFNRNGGNNPLSRCAFTKDGNGYAVWRAQIIFHTANVSNANTDDKVYVNLNGYANAVPRNNSTWLDYGRNDFERGTTYAYDLNLDYLGEIGDINQINISKTGDDGWCIQDFTLQVNGLDLFTQDFSNLSGGCLWLDSEGGHSRTHIVSHGALRAHPDWNSYNHTGAKLLLANNGIKNEEMVSRLEGMVGDDIHDNKLYWGHLHGPAVEVSYGCPAGAASCQTLHIDLDLAASAPGPNPEVDVDFDLTFSCDNRQLLITSSNVEIDADSNWFWEILSLGLINFIDNAVEERIEKGWKAITEVIEVGADCRISVDTEGNLLIEEGESFNRAKNLPKLDLKVR; this comes from the coding sequence ATGGCAAATACATATCTGGTGGAGAGGTTCTGTGCTGTCTTTGCGGCCTTGATTATGGTTGTGTTCCTTACGTCTACCCAGGCCATGGCACAGTCCTGTGAGAATGCCTGCGGGGATCAGCATCACTTATGCCTTGATGACTGCACCGCACATTCACCACACAACATTTGTGTTCCCCTCTGCCGGGCCGATAGAGCCCGTTGTCTAGAAGACTGCAATAATCCTATACCCCATGCTCCAGAAAACGTGACTTTGGTAGAGCGGGAAGCCACCTCAATTGAGCTACGGTGGAGGGATAGGGCGGACAATGAAGATGGTTATCAATTGCTGCGGCGGGTAGGTGCCAGCGGCCCCTGGTCTATCCAGGCTAGCTGGGGTCCTTGGAGCGGGACGACAACCTATACAGACACCGGGTTATTGCCAGATACGTTGTATTGCTACCGTGTGCGTGCCTTTAACCGTAATGGGGGTAACAACCCGCTTAGTCGGTGCGCCTTCACTAAAGATGGCAATGGATATGCCGTGTGGCGTGCCCAGATCATTTTTCATACCGCCAATGTTTCCAATGCCAACACAGACGATAAAGTTTATGTCAACCTCAACGGGTACGCCAACGCTGTCCCGCGCAACAATTCGACATGGCTGGATTATGGCCGCAATGACTTCGAGCGGGGAACCACCTATGCTTATGATCTCAATCTCGATTACCTCGGTGAAATAGGCGATATCAACCAAATCAACATTTCTAAAACAGGTGATGATGGATGGTGTATTCAGGACTTCACTTTGCAGGTCAATGGGCTCGATCTATTTACGCAAGACTTTAGTAACCTTTCTGGGGGTTGCCTGTGGCTGGACAGTGAAGGTGGGCACTCCCGGACCCATATTGTGTCGCATGGGGCACTGCGCGCACATCCGGATTGGAACAGCTACAACCATACCGGGGCCAAACTGCTTCTAGCGAATAACGGGATTAAGAATGAGGAGATGGTAAGTCGCCTTGAGGGCATGGTTGGCGACGATATCCATGATAATAAACTTTATTGGGGGCATCTCCATGGTCCGGCTGTCGAGGTGAGCTACGGCTGTCCGGCTGGTGCGGCCTCTTGTCAGACTCTCCACATCGATCTCGATCTCGCCGCTAGTGCCCCTGGCCCCAACCCCGAAGTAGACGTGGACTTCGATCTTACCTTTTCCTGTGATAATCGTCAGCTACTGATTACTTCATCGAACGTTGAGATCGATGCAGATTCAAATTGGTTCTGGGAAATATTGTCCCTAGGGTTGATCAACTTCATTGATAACGCCGTCGAAGAGCGAATTGAGAAAGGCTGGAAAGCCATTACCGAAGTGATCGAGGTCGGCGCTGACTGCCGAATCTCGGTGGATACCGAGGGTAATCTCCTAATCGAAGAAGGTGAGTCCTTCAACAGAGCCAAGAATTTACCTAAGCTTGACTTAAAAGTCAGATGA